In Mucilaginibacter celer, one DNA window encodes the following:
- the ppk1 gene encoding polyphosphate kinase 1 — protein MEYSFFDRDLSWLLFNERILMEAESEDLPVLERISFLAIFSSNLDEFYRVRMPVVMALHKLNLLNKTEQNDDVPDKARQLVEQMQNRFGQVFTGRLIPLLKENNIHLLFHEPIPAAIADRVNDYFYSQVLAFLQPADLIGGKKQFFPENNKLYFLVNLGLKDGKERPVILNIPSNQLPRFFSVNEDGKQYIVFLDDIIRYNLDKIFKTEEIKGCYSFKITRDAELDLNDDYEGDVQEQIEKQLLKRDMGLATRFLHQPGIPLRVLHLIEDKLGLQGSSIVEGGFYHNLKDLMGLPAGGPGLKYIKWPALVNRQISADESIFDYIAKGDCIFHAPYQSYNAILRFFNEAAIDEDVEEISVTLYRVASDSRIVNAMISAAERGKKVRVLVELKARFDEANNIKWAKRLKAAGASIIYSDKAIKVHAKVGLVKRVVDGRVKYAGLLATGNFNESTAAFYTDHIMMTANPQLLRDMDLLFIYLAKKAKSSDGYDIDFQHLLVAQFNLQSKFIALIDREIEQARKGNPAAITIKMNNLEERVLIGKLYEASQAGVQIRMIVRSICCLIPGVKGMSENIAIRRIVDRYLEHGRIFIFHNGGNPEVFMGSADWMNRNIYRRIEVCFPVYDEKIKQEVMDMIEIQLRDNVQAVTLNEQLQNIRVDRTEPPVQSQRAIYELLQQKSI, from the coding sequence ATGGAATACTCATTTTTTGACCGCGACCTGAGCTGGCTTTTGTTTAACGAGCGCATTTTGATGGAGGCCGAAAGTGAGGATTTGCCGGTACTGGAAAGGATTAGTTTCCTGGCCATATTTTCATCTAATTTAGATGAGTTTTACCGCGTGCGCATGCCCGTGGTTATGGCCCTGCATAAACTTAACCTGCTAAATAAAACCGAACAAAACGATGATGTGCCCGATAAAGCCCGGCAACTGGTTGAGCAAATGCAAAACCGGTTTGGACAGGTTTTTACCGGAAGGCTGATTCCGCTGCTAAAAGAAAATAACATCCACCTGCTTTTTCATGAACCCATCCCTGCAGCTATTGCCGATAGGGTAAACGATTATTTTTACAGCCAGGTACTGGCATTTTTGCAGCCTGCCGATTTAATTGGCGGCAAAAAGCAATTCTTTCCCGAAAATAATAAGCTTTATTTTTTGGTGAACCTTGGGCTGAAGGATGGTAAAGAACGACCGGTGATCCTGAACATCCCATCAAACCAGTTGCCGCGTTTTTTCAGTGTTAATGAGGATGGCAAACAGTATATTGTTTTTTTAGATGATATTATCCGGTACAATCTGGATAAGATTTTTAAAACGGAAGAGATAAAAGGTTGCTACAGTTTTAAAATAACCCGCGATGCCGAGCTTGATCTTAACGATGATTATGAGGGTGATGTACAGGAGCAGATTGAAAAACAGCTATTGAAACGTGATATGGGACTGGCCACCCGCTTTTTGCACCAGCCGGGTATCCCGCTCAGAGTGCTTCATTTAATTGAAGATAAGCTGGGCTTACAGGGATCGAGCATTGTTGAGGGTGGTTTTTATCATAATTTAAAAGATTTAATGGGCCTGCCAGCCGGTGGCCCGGGGCTTAAATACATCAAATGGCCTGCTTTGGTTAACAGGCAAATAAGCGCCGATGAATCGATATTTGATTATATAGCCAAGGGCGATTGCATTTTTCATGCGCCGTATCAATCATATAATGCCATTCTGCGTTTTTTTAACGAGGCTGCCATTGATGAAGATGTAGAAGAGATTTCTGTCACTCTGTACCGTGTAGCGAGCGACTCGCGTATTGTAAACGCGATGATCAGTGCTGCCGAACGCGGTAAAAAGGTACGCGTTTTGGTTGAGTTGAAAGCCCGTTTTGATGAAGCCAACAATATTAAATGGGCTAAAAGACTAAAAGCCGCAGGAGCAAGCATTATATACAGCGATAAGGCCATAAAGGTGCATGCCAAGGTTGGTTTGGTGAAAAGAGTGGTTGATGGGCGTGTAAAATATGCCGGCCTGCTGGCAACAGGTAATTTTAACGAGAGTACGGCTGCTTTTTATACCGATCATATCATGATGACGGCCAATCCGCAGTTGTTGCGCGATATGGATCTGTTGTTTATCTACCTTGCTAAAAAAGCAAAATCATCCGATGGATACGATATTGATTTTCAGCACCTGTTGGTGGCTCAGTTCAACCTGCAATCGAAGTTTATTGCGCTGATTGATCGCGAAATTGAACAGGCACGCAAGGGCAACCCGGCAGCCATCACCATAAAAATGAATAACCTTGAAGAGCGGGTGTTGATAGGTAAACTGTACGAAGCATCGCAGGCTGGTGTGCAGATCAGGATGATAGTACGCAGCATCTGCTGTTTAATACCGGGAGTGAAGGGGATGAGCGAAAACATCGCCATTCGCCGCATAGTTGACCGTTACCTGGAGCATGGCCGCATTTTTATATTCCACAACGGCGGCAATCCGGAGGTTTTTATGGGCTCGGCCGATTGGATGAACCGGAATATTTACCGCCGCATTGAGGTTTGTTTCCCGGTTTATGATGAAAAGATAAAGCAGGAAGTTATGGACATGATCGAAATACAACTGCGGGATAACGTACAGGCGGTAACTTTAAACGAACAATTACAAAACATCAGGGTTGATAGAACGGAACCGCCGGTACAATCGCAGCGGGCTATTTACGAACTGTTACAGCAAAAAAGTATATGA
- a CDS encoding DUF3857 domain-containing protein encodes MQKLFKIHFRFSLCLVVLIWCSGAAFADTPTVHISAKPVWINALKPYNQRPSGRTIERGFYYALIEQQVQVEKQADYNHIIREIVSETGIQNASQISVSFDPAYERLDFHDITVWRDGKPLNRLKASAFKVLADEQDLSNFIYQGSFSALCILDDIRKGDRIEYSYTITGRNPILNGKFCSNLYFQWGTPISHHYTAVIASSQRKLNFKTFNKVPKPVISQNNGLTTYAYEGFQIPPVHDDDNQPSWYDERGIIQVSEFNTWGDVVNWALSINPPSLNIRGDLGSRIAQLKKEAGANKEKYFRAAVRTVQQEVRYMGIEIGEYSHRANNPEKVFKQRYGDCKDKSLLLVSMLKANDIDAQMVLVNADMNEHVDQYIPTAYAFNHAVVTANVNGKQVWVDATMDNQGGEGTDIYFPRYGKGLVLKAGNSALTTIPPAKGGSITAEDIYTIKNVKSPVLFTVKTTYAGDETDYIRGKLESSGMAETEKNYLDYYSKIYNKIEAKDSIIVKDDLKKNILTTIETYKVGDFLKKDSTSDKFTADLFANVINNQFPSITSRTKTPVSVTYPYDANYTIKVVLPGGWDINEAHDAISRDYYHYESNFSSAGDTLSLNYKLSFLKDNVPVNKLDEFRTDIKKLNNTSLGYSFSYTPDEVAKPATVNSILVLIAFLVTVALIVLGVWLYQRETPGIVFAYGSTFVPLGGWLIVVAVFLGGMVVSSVWGLSSQNYFNITSWNSAAVKNIAEHRFLIILETLGNIIVACYAMFCLALLLNRRDILPQYIIGFFVFRAATSLAVYYVAFNLYGTVSDLAMQALVGSFIVAAICVPYFRKSSRVHETFIVPYPPYNYSYEGPGTEDARG; translated from the coding sequence ATGCAAAAGCTTTTTAAAATACATTTTAGGTTTTCCCTTTGTTTGGTGGTGTTGATTTGGTGCAGCGGGGCTGCTTTTGCCGATACACCTACGGTACATATATCGGCTAAGCCGGTATGGATCAATGCACTTAAACCTTACAATCAAAGGCCATCAGGGCGTACTATCGAACGGGGATTTTATTATGCACTGATAGAGCAGCAGGTTCAGGTTGAAAAACAGGCCGATTATAACCACATCATTCGCGAAATAGTTTCTGAAACCGGCATCCAGAACGCCTCGCAAATCTCGGTAAGTTTCGATCCAGCCTACGAAAGGCTCGATTTTCATGATATCACCGTATGGCGCGATGGCAAACCGTTAAACCGTTTAAAAGCATCAGCATTTAAAGTTTTGGCCGATGAACAGGATCTGTCCAATTTTATTTACCAGGGCAGTTTTTCGGCGTTGTGTATTCTTGATGATATCCGCAAAGGCGACAGGATCGAATATTCCTACACCATAACAGGCCGCAACCCGATATTGAATGGTAAGTTTTGCAGTAACCTGTATTTTCAGTGGGGTACGCCAATTTCGCATCATTATACCGCGGTGATTGCCTCATCGCAACGTAAACTGAATTTTAAAACTTTTAATAAAGTTCCCAAACCGGTTATAAGCCAAAATAACGGTTTAACAACTTATGCCTACGAGGGCTTTCAAATTCCGCCGGTGCATGATGATGATAACCAGCCATCGTGGTATGATGAACGCGGTATTATACAAGTGAGCGAGTTTAATACCTGGGGCGATGTGGTTAACTGGGCGCTAAGCATCAACCCGCCGTCACTAAATATCCGGGGCGATTTAGGCAGCCGCATAGCACAACTTAAAAAAGAAGCAGGTGCCAATAAAGAAAAATATTTCAGAGCGGCAGTCCGCACCGTACAGCAGGAGGTGCGCTACATGGGCATAGAAATAGGCGAATACTCGCACCGTGCCAACAACCCCGAAAAGGTATTTAAGCAGCGTTATGGCGATTGTAAGGATAAATCATTATTGCTGGTATCTATGTTAAAGGCAAATGATATTGATGCACAAATGGTATTGGTAAATGCCGATATGAACGAGCATGTGGATCAGTATATCCCTACAGCCTACGCTTTTAACCATGCTGTGGTAACAGCCAATGTAAACGGAAAACAGGTTTGGGTTGATGCAACTATGGATAACCAGGGGGGTGAAGGAACCGATATTTACTTTCCACGGTATGGTAAAGGGCTGGTGTTAAAAGCCGGTAACAGTGCACTTACAACTATCCCGCCCGCTAAAGGAGGTTCAATAACTGCTGAGGATATTTATACCATAAAAAATGTTAAATCGCCGGTATTGTTTACGGTTAAAACAACATACGCAGGCGATGAGACCGATTATATCCGTGGCAAGCTGGAATCATCGGGCATGGCCGAAACCGAAAAAAACTATCTTGATTATTACTCAAAAATTTACAATAAAATTGAAGCCAAAGATTCGATAATAGTAAAGGACGATCTGAAAAAAAACATCCTCACCACCATCGAAACCTATAAAGTGGGCGACTTTTTGAAAAAAGACTCAACGTCGGATAAGTTTACTGCCGATTTATTTGCCAACGTTATTAATAACCAGTTTCCGTCAATAACCAGCCGTACCAAAACACCGGTTAGTGTTACTTACCCTTATGATGCAAATTATACCATCAAGGTGGTGTTACCCGGCGGCTGGGATATTAATGAAGCTCATGATGCCATCAGTCGCGATTATTATCACTACGAATCAAATTTCAGTTCGGCAGGGGATACGCTTTCACTGAATTATAAGCTTTCTTTTTTAAAGGATAATGTACCGGTAAACAAACTGGACGAGTTTAGGACAGATATCAAAAAACTGAACAACACCAGCCTCGGCTACAGCTTTTCGTATACGCCCGACGAGGTTGCAAAGCCCGCAACCGTTAACAGCATCCTGGTGCTTATTGCATTTTTGGTAACGGTTGCGCTTATTGTGCTTGGCGTATGGCTTTACCAGCGCGAAACGCCGGGTATTGTATTTGCTTATGGTTCAACTTTTGTCCCCCTTGGCGGTTGGTTAATAGTGGTAGCCGTTTTTTTAGGTGGGATGGTGGTTTCGTCGGTATGGGGATTATCAAGCCAAAACTACTTTAATATCACTTCCTGGAATTCGGCAGCGGTAAAAAACATTGCCGAACATCGTTTCCTTATTATTCTCGAAACGCTTGGAAATATTATAGTGGCCTGTTATGCCATGTTTTGCCTGGCTTTATTGCTAAACCGCCGCGATATATTGCCGCAGTATATCATCGGTTTCTTTGTTTTCCGGGCGGCGACCAGCCTGGCTGTTTACTACGTTGCTTTCAACCTTTACGGCACCGTGAGCGACCTGGCTATGCAGGCGCTGGTTGGTTCATTCATTGTAGCAGCCATTTGTGTTCCTTATTTCCGCAAATCTTCGCGCGTGCATGAAACCTTTATCGTACCGTATCCGCCATATAACTACAGTTATGAAGGCCCCGGCACAGAAGACGCCAGGGGATAA
- a CDS encoding Pycsar system effector family protein produces MKFQPLLEQVKQYVISYFDVHHDPDLIYHNLRHTKDVVAAATQIANHYQLSDEDFFAVISAAWFHDTGYFTDKADHESKSVGIADHFLKQHKVEQAVIDKVDGCILATRMPQNPTNLLQQIICDADLFHLGTDDFKDKNKLLRKEMEACKKRDIDKDEWRAYNIEFLQGHDYYTDYCRLLLNDQKQKNLQKLIEKQAEVEVRDTPDQITTITTTNTDGGTIITAEKEKEHDDHDKDHGKKHKSDRPDRGIETMFRISSSNHQRLSDMADNKAHIMITVNSIILSAIISLVLRKLDEHSALLIPTFMLLSVSLATMIFSILSTRPSIPPGLFSPADIETKKVNLLFFGNFYRMSYDAYSDGMEKMMDDRDFLYGSLIRDNYSQGVVLGKKYRLLRVSYNIFMFGLIVSVIAFIISSLL; encoded by the coding sequence ATGAAATTTCAACCGCTGTTAGAACAGGTAAAGCAGTACGTTATATCCTATTTTGATGTTCACCACGATCCCGACTTAATTTACCACAACCTGCGTCATACTAAAGATGTGGTTGCAGCGGCCACCCAAATAGCAAATCATTATCAGCTAAGCGATGAGGACTTTTTCGCCGTGATCTCTGCCGCCTGGTTTCACGATACCGGCTACTTTACAGATAAAGCCGATCATGAGAGTAAAAGCGTAGGCATAGCCGATCACTTTTTAAAACAGCATAAAGTTGAGCAAGCTGTTATTGATAAGGTAGATGGCTGTATCCTGGCCACCCGCATGCCACAAAATCCAACCAATCTTTTACAGCAGATTATATGCGATGCAGACCTGTTTCATTTAGGTACCGATGATTTTAAAGATAAAAACAAGTTGCTGCGCAAAGAGATGGAAGCCTGCAAAAAACGCGATATCGATAAAGATGAATGGCGCGCCTACAACATCGAGTTTTTGCAGGGACACGACTACTACACCGACTATTGCCGTTTGCTGCTTAACGATCAAAAACAGAAAAACCTGCAAAAGCTAATTGAAAAGCAGGCAGAGGTAGAGGTACGTGATACCCCGGATCAAATAACCACAATCACTACAACCAATACCGATGGCGGTACCATTATCACTGCCGAGAAGGAAAAGGAACACGATGATCATGATAAAGATCATGGCAAAAAGCACAAAAGCGACCGCCCCGACCGTGGTATCGAAACCATGTTCCGCATCAGTTCAAGCAACCATCAGCGGCTGAGCGATATGGCCGATAACAAGGCCCATATCATGATTACGGTTAACTCCATCATCCTGTCGGCCATTATCAGTTTGGTGCTGCGTAAGCTGGATGAGCACTCTGCGCTGCTGATCCCTACATTTATGCTGCTTTCGGTAAGTTTGGCTACCATGATATTTTCTATTCTTTCTACGCGGCCATCTATCCCGCCGGGTTTGTTCAGTCCTGCTGATATCGAAACAAAAAAAGTTAACCTGCTGTTTTTCGGTAATTTCTACCGCATGTCGTACGATGCCTACAGCGATGGTATGGAAAAGATGATGGACGACCGCGATTTTCTATACGGCAGCCTCATCCGCGATAACTATTCGCAGGGCGTAGTACTGGGTAAAAAGTACAGGCTGTTAAGAGTTTCGTATAACATATTCATGTTCGGGTTAATTGTTTCGGTAATAGCGTTCATTATATCATCATTATTGTAA
- a CDS encoding SdiA-regulated family protein, with protein MMMFKTKGALRRAAVYITGIIALAGIFLTISCKNKEKAIPASPPGYDLNKPVKYKMPDDLTEISGFAFHKGKSDSVYAQQDEEGFLFNLKLGDAKAAYTKFAKSGDYEDVAICRDWVIMLKSDGMLFTFPYSEVRSKEVAHVQKIKDLLPEGEFEAMAADEKTGLIYVLCKHCTDEKTSKSSSGYILQLQADGTLKQSGNFTIDVNEIERLVNKKRVAFRPSAMAKNTATNEWYIVSAVNKMLVVTDTGWKIKNVYPLSVTIFVQPEGMAFDNQRNLYISNEGDQLSAGNILKFSFVK; from the coding sequence ATGATGATGTTTAAAACAAAAGGCGCTTTGCGCAGGGCAGCTGTTTATATTACCGGAATAATAGCGCTTGCGGGCATTTTTTTAACGATATCGTGCAAAAACAAAGAGAAAGCTATACCGGCAAGCCCTCCGGGTTATGATCTGAACAAACCTGTAAAATATAAAATGCCCGATGATTTGACCGAGATCTCGGGTTTTGCATTTCACAAAGGCAAAAGCGATTCGGTTTATGCCCAGCAGGATGAAGAAGGTTTTTTATTTAATTTGAAGTTGGGCGATGCAAAAGCTGCCTACACCAAATTTGCCAAAAGCGGCGATTACGAAGACGTAGCTATTTGCCGCGATTGGGTGATTATGCTTAAAAGCGATGGCATGCTCTTCACCTTTCCGTATAGCGAAGTTAGGAGTAAAGAAGTTGCCCATGTACAAAAAATAAAAGATCTGCTGCCCGAAGGCGAGTTTGAAGCTATGGCAGCCGACGAAAAAACAGGTTTGATTTATGTACTGTGTAAACACTGCACCGACGAAAAAACATCAAAAAGCAGCAGCGGCTATATTTTGCAGTTACAGGCGGATGGCACACTGAAGCAAAGCGGCAATTTTACTATCGACGTAAATGAGATTGAGCGGCTGGTAAATAAAAAACGGGTAGCGTTCCGCCCCTCGGCTATGGCAAAAAACACGGCTACTAACGAGTGGTATATCGTATCGGCAGTAAATAAAATGCTGGTGGTTACCGATACCGGCTGGAAGATTAAAAACGTTTATCCGCTAAGCGTTACCATTTTTGTTCAGCCCGAGGGCATGGCCTTTGATAATCAGCGTAACCTGTATATCTCTAACGAAGGGGATCAGTTAAGCGCCGGTAATATATTGAAATTCAGCTTTGTAAAGTAA
- a CDS encoding glycosyltransferase family 117 protein, translating into MQYKKINNLLGWLCFVIASITYILTLEPSVSFWDCGEFISCAYRLQVAHQPGYPVFAMIGKVLSLLSFGDNTKVPFFTNMGSALASGATIMFLFWTITAFAKKLMLEKRTDKIDNYKLYVIMGAGLVGALGFTYTDTFWFSAVETIVFALSSLCTAIVFWAILKWDEHADEAGADKWIVFIAYVIGLSIGIHLLNLLTIPAIGMVYYFRRSRNVTVGGSILAFLAGVVILGLVQYGIRGYTIKFAAYFDLYFVNSLGMGFGTGAFFFILIIIAAIVFGIVYSIRKKKPVLNLALLCVAFIYFGYGSFAYIPIRATANPDLNNSHPDNAFTLYGYLNRIQYGEVPLLSGPFYDAQAVDQKQGSIIYRKGKTQYENAGRKIDYVYDHTTPLPRMYSTDGNDVQFYKQWLRIPDGQVPTMGDNLKWMVSWQMYQMYWRYFFWNFVGRYNDADGQQSTEGIDGNWTSGLFDGGKHLPKSVTAANTYTPLYGLPLLIGLIGLFYHVNKRGNDALIVALLFFFTGLAIVLYVNQASVQPRERDYSYVGSFYAFAIWIGLGVIAIAEFARKYIDGKLAAIGSTVIGLLICPVLLAAKEWGDHDRSTKMTPHDMAYNYLISCPPNAILFTYGDNDTYSLWYDQEVEGIRPDVRIVNLSLFTGDWYIRQMQKPMNASAPLPITMPFDKYKEGVRDVVYFNDQKLADAQDVKEVFDFITSDDKAAKMQLSNGEEANYLPTKSLKMDINADEVVANGVVTPGQKSKLAKTMEWKYTSNYVTKENLAMFDILAHNNWKRPICFTTTIGNENLVGLQPYLYKEGFTYHLIPFQKDTAVHDQLSKVNTEVMYTNVMTKFKFGNFKKAKYLDHESTSMFYPVMVTTFLDLAQSLVEEGKTEKALNVVRKYDAELPDLYPYVDVAGRKLYLARLAYELHDVVLGNKLSKNIDAYLTDQLDYNAYLLTQDINSINGRDVQIGMQVLNGLAQFAKDNHQTSLANQFDTQLKNYETKFRAVLGGGQ; encoded by the coding sequence ATGCAGTACAAAAAAATCAATAACCTATTGGGTTGGCTATGTTTTGTTATAGCCTCAATAACCTATATTTTAACACTGGAACCATCTGTAAGTTTTTGGGATTGCGGCGAATTTATTTCATGCGCCTACCGTTTGCAGGTAGCCCACCAGCCTGGTTACCCTGTTTTTGCCATGATTGGCAAGGTTTTGTCGCTGCTTTCATTTGGTGATAACACTAAGGTGCCTTTCTTTACCAATATGGGTTCGGCGCTGGCCAGCGGTGCTACCATCATGTTTTTATTTTGGACAATTACTGCCTTTGCCAAAAAATTGATGCTTGAAAAGCGTACCGACAAAATTGATAATTATAAATTATACGTTATAATGGGTGCCGGTTTGGTAGGCGCGCTTGGCTTTACCTACACCGATACCTTCTGGTTTTCGGCTGTTGAAACTATTGTGTTTGCTTTATCGTCGTTATGTACTGCCATTGTGTTTTGGGCTATCCTGAAATGGGATGAACATGCTGACGAGGCGGGAGCTGATAAATGGATCGTTTTCATTGCTTACGTTATCGGTTTATCAATAGGCATTCACCTGCTTAACCTGTTAACCATCCCTGCTATCGGTATGGTATATTATTTCCGCCGCAGTAGAAATGTAACCGTTGGTGGCAGCATCCTTGCCTTTTTAGCCGGTGTGGTGATACTTGGTTTGGTGCAATACGGTATCAGGGGCTATACTATCAAGTTTGCCGCTTACTTCGATCTGTACTTTGTTAATTCGCTGGGTATGGGTTTTGGTACCGGCGCGTTCTTTTTTATCCTGATTATTATTGCTGCCATTGTATTTGGTATCGTTTACAGTATCCGCAAAAAGAAACCTGTGCTTAACCTGGCATTGCTTTGCGTTGCGTTTATTTATTTTGGTTACGGCTCGTTTGCTTATATCCCAATCCGCGCTACTGCCAACCCCGACTTGAATAACTCTCACCCTGATAATGCTTTCACTTTGTATGGTTACCTTAACAGGATCCAGTACGGAGAAGTTCCTTTATTAAGCGGCCCTTTTTATGACGCACAGGCTGTTGATCAAAAGCAAGGCAGTATCATTTACCGCAAAGGAAAAACGCAATATGAAAATGCCGGCAGGAAAATTGATTATGTTTATGATCATACAACCCCGCTGCCGCGTATGTACAGCACTGATGGTAATGATGTGCAGTTTTACAAACAATGGCTGCGCATTCCCGATGGGCAGGTGCCAACCATGGGCGATAACCTGAAATGGATGGTAAGCTGGCAGATGTACCAGATGTACTGGCGCTACTTTTTCTGGAATTTTGTTGGCCGCTATAATGATGCCGATGGCCAGCAAAGTACCGAAGGTATTGACGGCAACTGGACCAGCGGCCTTTTTGATGGTGGTAAACACCTGCCAAAATCGGTAACAGCCGCAAATACTTACACGCCGTTATATGGCCTGCCATTACTTATCGGTTTAATCGGTTTGTTTTATCACGTAAACAAGCGCGGTAATGATGCCTTGATTGTTGCCCTGTTATTTTTCTTTACCGGTTTGGCTATTGTATTATACGTAAACCAGGCCTCGGTACAGCCCCGCGAGCGCGATTACTCGTATGTAGGCTCGTTTTATGCCTTTGCTATATGGATAGGTCTTGGCGTTATAGCCATTGCCGAATTTGCCCGCAAATATATTGATGGTAAACTCGCCGCTATCGGTTCAACAGTTATTGGCCTGTTGATTTGCCCTGTTTTACTGGCTGCCAAAGAGTGGGGCGATCATGATCGTTCAACCAAAATGACGCCGCATGATATGGCTTATAACTACCTGATATCGTGCCCGCCAAATGCTATTTTATTTACTTATGGGGATAATGATACCTACTCGTTATGGTATGACCAGGAAGTTGAAGGCATCCGCCCGGATGTGCGCATTGTTAACCTGAGCTTGTTTACCGGCGACTGGTACATCCGCCAGATGCAGAAACCAATGAACGCTTCGGCACCGCTGCCTATCACCATGCCTTTTGACAAGTACAAAGAAGGGGTGAGGGATGTGGTTTATTTTAACGATCAGAAACTGGCAGATGCGCAGGATGTAAAAGAGGTTTTTGATTTTATCACTTCGGATGATAAAGCTGCGAAGATGCAATTATCAAACGGTGAAGAAGCCAATTATCTGCCAACAAAAAGCCTTAAAATGGATATTAATGCCGATGAGGTGGTTGCCAACGGTGTAGTAACACCCGGGCAGAAAAGCAAACTGGCCAAAACCATGGAATGGAAATATACATCAAACTATGTAACCAAAGAAAACCTGGCCATGTTTGATATATTAGCCCATAACAACTGGAAACGCCCCATCTGCTTTACAACCACCATTGGTAACGAAAACCTGGTGGGATTACAGCCATACCTGTATAAGGAGGGTTTTACCTATCACCTGATCCCTTTCCAAAAAGATACCGCAGTACACGATCAGCTAAGTAAGGTGAATACCGAGGTAATGTATACCAACGTAATGACCAAGTTTAAGTTCGGTAACTTTAAAAAGGCTAAATATCTTGATCATGAGTCAACATCGATGTTTTACCCGGTAATGGTAACCACATTCCTTGATCTGGCGCAGAGCCTGGTTGAAGAAGGCAAAACCGAAAAAGCCTTGAACGTAGTTAGAAAATATGATGCCGAGCTGCCCGATCTGTATCCGTATGTAGATGTGGCAGGCCGTAAGCTCTATTTAGCACGCCTGGCTTACGAACTTCATGATGTGGTATTGGGCAACAAGCTTTCAAAAAATATTGATGCCTATCTTACAGATCAGCTGGATTACAATGCCTATTTACTTACTCAAGACATCAACAGCATTAACGGCCGCGATGTGCAGATAGGTATGCAGGTGCTTAACGGCCTCGCCCAGTTTGCCAAGGATAATCATCAAACGTCCCTGGCTAACCAGTTTGATACTCAGTTGAAAAATTATGAAACTAAGTTCCGCGCTGTGTTGGGTGGCGGTCAATAA